From a region of the Impatiens glandulifera chromosome 4, dImpGla2.1, whole genome shotgun sequence genome:
- the LOC124936827 gene encoding uncharacterized protein LOC124936827 codes for MVNIFNVITPWIHALMELAGVTQKTIEIEPGTIINIWLPKQQFNPHTNTYTKPTKPAIVFLHCFAMDGIFNWFPQVLSLSSRYAVYVPDLLFFGGSITDRPERTSGFQAECIFMALKKVGVEKCTAVGLSYGGFVGFKMAEMYPDFVEAIVVSSTVIELTETISRDSLKILGVRSWPEFLLPETVDGVKFMFSFGLRSINWVPNFVYKHLLEIISKNRKDKAQLLEALIVKDSDIVPHYSQKICLLWGGEDKIFTLEVACKIKGKLGEKACLEYIEKGGHLLQIERPFAYNTSLTKILDSIYESDPKTIKLL; via the exons ATGGTGAACATCTTCAATGTCATAACTCCATGGATACATGCCCTAATGGAGCTAGCCGGAGTAACACAAAAAACAATAGAAATCGAGCCAGGAACAATAATAAACATATGGCTTCCCAAACAACAATTCAACCCACATACCAATACCTACACTAAACCCACCAAACCAGCCATAGTCTTCCTTCATTGCTTTGCTATGGATGGAATCTTCAATTGGTTTCCTCAA GTACTGTCCTTATCAAGTCGATACGCCGTGTATGTACCGGACCTCCTGTTCTTCGGCGGGTCCATTACGGACCGGCCGGAGAGGACGTCCGGTTTTCAGGCGGAGTGCATTTTCATGGCACTTAAGAAAGTGGGTGTTGAAAAATGCACTGCGGTTGGGCTTAGCTATGGAGGGTTTGTTGGGTTTAAGATGGCAGAGATGTATCCTGATTTTGTCGAAGCTATTGTCGTGTCGTCGACCGTTATCGAGTTAACGGAGACTATAAGTAGGGATTCATTGAAAATACTTGGAGTAAGAAGTTGGCCGGAATTTCTGTTACCGGAGACGGTTGACGGCGTTAAATTTATGTTCTCGTTTGGTCTTCGTTCTATCAATTGGGTTCCTAATTTCGTCTACAAACATTTACTCGAg ATAATTTCTAAGAATAGGAAGGATAAAGCTCAACTTTTGGAAGCTCTTATTGTTAAAGATAGTGATATTGTTCCTCACTATTCACAg aaaatttGTCTACTTTGGGGAGGCGAAGATAAGATTTTTACACTTGAAGTTGCTTGCAAAATCAAAGG GAAATTAGGGGAGAAAGCATGTTTAGAGTATATTGAGAAAGGTGGGCATCTACTCCAAATTGAAAGGCCCTTTGCCTATAATACTTCTCTTACCAAAATTCTTGACTCAATTTATGAGAGTGATCCTAAAACCATTAAACTTTTATGA
- the LOC124934069 gene encoding probable receptor-like serine/threonine-protein kinase At4g34500 — MAISFFNRLNTPIFGIKLYILAGVFFIFAIVISVLTYLCLCSSSKRMRYRKRVNADTHQKMHQKVESLPIVGKESIDRMDDSRVEVIGKFRLGQELGIEIEGKEKKKNESSYSGSNKSVGSQSEVSIYSGDGGGGGGGGVNNVGWGRWYSFKELEMATNFFCQNHVVGEGGYGIVYKGILQDGSVIAVKDLLNNKGQAEKEFKVEVEAIGKVRHKNLVGLLGFCAEGAQRLLVYEYVDNGNLEQWLHGDLGPVSLLTWETRMNIAIGTAKGLAYLHEGLEPKVVHRDVKSSNILLDSKWNAKVSDFGLAKLLGPEKSYVTTRVMGTFGYVSPEYASTGMLNEGSDVYSFGVLLMEIITGRCPVDYTRPQGEMNLVEWFRGMVASHRGEEAVDNRIKVQPPARALKRLLLICLRCTDMDASKRPKMGQIVHMLEADEFPFRSEARKMRETAARHPRVELSEKCGFKDGDVRGSIER; from the exons ATGGCGATTTCATTCTTCAATCGTTTAAACACTCCGATCTTTGGAATCAAACTCTATATTCTAGCCGGCGTTTTCTTCATATTCGCGATTGTGATTTCTGTTCTAACCTATCTATGTCTCTGTTCATCTTCAAAGAGAATGCGGTATCGGAAACGCGTAAACGCGGATACCCATCAAAAGATGCATCAAAAGGTGGAGTCTTTGCCTATTGTGGGTAAAGAGAGTATAGATCGTATGGATGATTCTAGGGTTGAGGTAATTGGAAAGTTTCGGTTAGGTCAAGAGCTTGGGATTGAGATTGAAGgtaaggagaagaagaagaatgaatcgAGTTATTCAGGTAGTAATAAGTCTGTTGGTAGTCAAAGTGAGGTTTCTATATATTCCGGcgacggcggcggcggcggaggagGAGGAGTTAATAATGTGGGTTGGGGAAGGTGGTATAGTTTTAAGGAGTTGGAAATGGCGACTAATTTCTTTTGTCAAAATCATGTTGTTGGTGAAGGAGGTTATGGTATTGTTTATAAAGGGATTTTACAAGATGGCTCTGTTATTGCTGTTAAAGATCTTCTTAATAACAA GGGTCAAGCTGAGAAAGAATTTAAGGTGGAAGTTGAAGCAATTGGTAAAGTAAGGCATAAGAACTTGGTGGGTCTTTTAGGGTTTTGTGCAGAAGGTGCTCAAag GCTACTTGTGTATGAGTATGTGGATAATGGGAACTTGGAACAATGGTTACATGGTGATCTTGGACCGGTTAGCCTTCTAACATGGGAGACTCGAATGAATATCGCTATTGGAACTGCTAAAGG GCTGGCTTACTTGCACGAAGGGTTAGAACCTAAAGTGGTCCATCGCGATGTAAAATCGAGTAACATACTCCTCGACAGTAAATGGAACGCTAAAGTATCTGATTTTGGTCTGGCTAAGTTATTGGGACCCGAGAAAAGCTATGTAACCACTCGAGTTATGGGAACATTCGG ATATGTTTCTCCCGAGTATGCAAGCACGGGAATGCTGAACGAGGGAAGTGATGTTTACAGTTTCGGGGTTCTCCTCATGGAAATTATAACCGGAAGGTGTCCTGTTGATTACACAAGACCACAAGGagaa ATGAACTTGGTTGAGTGGTTTAGAGGAATGGTGGCAAGTCATAGAGGTGAAGAGGCTGTTGATAACCGAATCAAAGTTCAGCCTCCAGCTAGGGCTTTGAAACGATTATTGTTAATTTGTCTTCGATGCACTGATATGGATGCGAGTAAGCGACCGAAGATGGGCCAAATTGTACACATGTTGGAGGCCGATGAGTTTCCTTTTCGATCT gaaGCTCGGAAAATGCGTGAGACGGCTGCACGTCACCCTCGTGTGGAATTGAGCGAGAAATGTGGATTTAAAGATGGAGATGTTCGTGGTTCTATCGAGAGATGA
- the LOC124934215 gene encoding ras-related protein RABG3f encodes MPSRRRTLLKVIILGDSGVGKTSLMNRYVNKKFSNQYKATIGADFLTKEVQYEDRLFTLQIWDTAGQERFQSLGVAFYRGADCCVLVYDVNVMKSFDHLNHWRDEFLKQASPSDPENFPFVVIGNKTDIEGGNSRVVSEKRAKAWCASKGNIPYFETSAKEGINIEEAFQCIAKDALNSGEEEEIYLPDTIDVGGSDQQRSTGCEC; translated from the exons ATGCCTTCCCGGCGAAGAACGCTTCTCAAGGTCATAATCCTCGGCGACAGCGG GGTAGGGAAGACGTCATTAATGAATCG ATATGTTAATAAGAAGTTCAGCAATCAGTATAAAGCAACTATTGGAGCTGATTTCTTGACAAAAGAAGTGCAATATGAAGACAGACTCTTCACATTGCAG ATATGGGATACAGCAGGGCAAGAAAGGTTTCAAAGTCTAGGTGTTGCTTTTTACAGAGGAGCTGATTGCTGTGTTCTTGTGTATGATGTAAATGTAATGAAGTCATTTGACCATCTTAACCATTGGAGGGATGAGTTTCTTAAGCAG GCAAGCCCTTCGGATCCAGAAAACTTTCCATTTGTTGTCATAGGAAACAAGACCGATATCGAAGGTGGAAACAGTAGAGTG GTCTCGGAGAAAAGGGCTAAAGCTTGGTGCGCCTCAAAAGGAAACATTCCCTACTTTGAAACATCTGCAAAAGAGGGCATAAATATTGAAGAAGCTTTTCAGTGTATAGCTAAAGATGCTCTTAAcagtggagaagaagaagaaat ATATCTTCCAGATACAATTGATGTTGGAGGCAGCGATCAACAGAGGTCAACTGGATGTGAGTGCTAA
- the LOC124935405 gene encoding protein RADIALIS-like 2 yields the protein MAYSNGSSSWTDCQNKAFENALAVYDKDTPDRWHEIARAAGGKTPEEVKRHYEILVEDIKKIEKGQLPLMNYITTNAESSKGKSNGQK from the coding sequence ATGGCATATTCTAATGGCTCATCCTCTTGGACAGATTGTCAAAACAAAGCTTTTGAAAATGCCTTGGCTGTTTACGACAAAGACACTCCGGATCGCTGGCACGAAATTGCGAGAGCTGCTGGTGGAAAAACCCCTGAGGAAGTAAAGAGACACTATGAAATCTTGGTTGAAGATATCAAGAAGATTGAGAAGGGACAATTGCCATTGATGAACTATATTACCACCAATGCAGAAAGCAGCAAAGGGAAGAGCAATGGACAGAAATAG